TGCAGCAATCGTCAGTGCAAGTGTCACAAATGTCGTCAGCTCAAGGTGAAGTGCAGCGCTCAACCATTTAGTTGCGAACCTAAATGTTTGCACGGTTATCTAGAAAGAGTGAACAGACTTTTTGTACCGATTAAGGTCACTTCTCAAATGTACTTGAAACGTTACACATActatatgtacgtatgtggCTTTAATCAATATTTGATTGTGAAATATAAATCCCTCTCATAAACGTAAGTCCAAGAAAATAAAGTGCATTAGTGCCGTAGGCAAATGTTATTCCTGTACAAtgcgtatatatatattattatatgtattcattcattatacgggcaaatatacaaaaacttATATATAGTAATCTCGGCTAATATTATCTTGCCACTGATTAAAACCCACATTTTTCATTCTCTCATTTAGAGCAATGACAACTAGtcaattacatacatatgtacatatgtgttgtacgtacatatatatgtatattatttttaaagcacaGACcccaaataacaaaacaaagacATGTCATCAATGAAACATATAGAGTCAAAAAAAACACACCGTGGaatattttggttttcaaTTTTATCGTGGAATTTTCCAAagaaacttatttttaatttgaatatgatagttgatattttctttgtaatatgtatatgtatgtatgaatatgtATTATGATTTGTGTCGAAATTTAACCAACATTAACGATCTacattatttgattttagaTTCATTCTgtttaacaataacaacggaTAGATCATGTGCtcagtatatgtatataattcatttttttgtgcagTATATGATACATAAATGTATGGCGCTCATGTAAACACACGAATTTTACACgatatatgaatatgtatgtttaataaggtcatttcatttgttcatttttcaTTAACATCACTTGAcgtttttggtttatttacttttgttccGAGCATACATAATTTACTCACTTAATGGAAAATAATCAACAAAGTCAATCGAAATGCATTTTTGactatataaataatgtatgaaataaaatatatttaaaacatacaataattaatttggtCATGCAGAgtaaacataattaatttatacaatttatataaattacaaaataataataaatcaataatatgtattttattcatattttggcagaatatattttatctcCATTTTAATCTTCACTGTTCACTTCATACTCTTAGTTTTGCATTACTTAGATTCTAAACATATTTCTCATTTCTCAATTTATTTGTCTTCTTACACACAAACCAAACAATTCGTATCTTTAGTCAAATCGGATAAATGGCCAAACTATGCATACAACAGACCAACTGCCGGCCGCACGTTCAGTATTGTATAAtgattatacatatatatacatcaaAAATTGAACTCCCACTAGTAGCGTATAAAAAGGGCCCTTAATCTTCTAAACCCTCCTACTATTCCCTTATTCCAATAGGCACGTACGTACCAACGCACCACACACCGCATAAGGATCGCAGTTCGAACTGGGACGTCGATCCTCAAAGTATCCTTTGCCAGCTGTCGCTACACCACGTGGAACGCGAACACTTACAGCTCGGTTGGCAACGCCCCATGAGAATTTATCAATGCTAGATGTCTCTAGGCGACCAACCAGGCGACGCTCATTATCCTTACCCTCCTTAGGATCGTATGCCTTGATATGACGTTCATGTTGTTTGCTCAGTTTCTCGATTGCCTGCTCGATGGCTTTCATGCCGCCGTCAGCACGCATGGCTTTTGTGGAAAAATTTGTGTGGGCACCAGCACCATTCCACTGGCCCTCCATTGGTTTGGGGTCGAAGGTCACAACTACGCCATACTCTTCAGCTATGCGCTGCAGAATATAACGAGACACCCAGAGATCATCACTGGCCTTCATGCCGTTGCTGGGGCCAACTTGGTATTCCCATTGTGCTGGCATAACCTCAGCGTTGGTACCGGCGAAATCAATTCCTGCGTAAAGGCAAGCAATAGCATGGGCCTCTACAAGATCGCGCGCATAAACGCGGTCAGCTCCTACACCACAGTAGTAAGGACCTTGTGGTGCCGGAAAACCGTTATCGGGCCAACCAAATGGTCTGCCATCGACGTCAAGTAGTGTGTACTCTTGCTCGATGCCGAACCAGGGTTCCTGGTCGCCAATCTTGTTTACAGCTTCCTGGAATGCGGCGCGTTTGTTTGAAGGCGTGGGTTTTCCATCAGCACTATACGTGTCACACATGACAATAATATCGTTTTTACCCGGCTTAAAGGGATCCCGGTAAACAGCTCGAGGCTTCAGAGTTGTGTCGGAATTCTCACCATGAGCTTGATAAGTTGAGCTACCATCATACTGCCAATCAGGAAGATCCTCCACGGAGCTGGGCACTTTGTCCAGTACACGATCCTTTAGACGAATGTTCTCGCCTGTTCCATCGATCCAGAGGTAAGTAGCTTGCACACGGTTTGAAGGAGTGTCCAGGTTACGATAACGTTGAAGTATACTCTTGTCCAGTGCAGTATTCggtgaattatttaaaaattgcgCCTTGTTGGTGGCCGAAGTGCGCATTAAACGCAGTTGCTGTTGGATGGGAGCTGTAAGCTCCTTTTTGAGAAAAAGTCCAGCGGCGCGGAATGCCATTGTGATGCTTTTTGGGTATATGTCAAGAAAAGGATACGTTTACTTGTTTGCTTATATGAGAAGTTcgtgtgtatgtataagtGTATACATAAAGTTCAAGGATAATAGTAATGCCAATACGGCTGTAGAGCACGAGATGACATCTTAATGTTACAGCATTTCACTTTTGATTTTTCTGCGCagaattattttcatttacttcGAACTGGTTAAGTTTTCCTTGAActttttacaaacaaatttacacACGTACATTTACATTGAAATGCATATGTACATCCGTAAATCGcttgcatttacatttacatttacatttacattttactttGCTCAACTTACAACTTGCACTAGTCACACTGTacagttatatattttttcaattttgtatttctcttCTTGGTTTCCTTCGTCGAACTTGCGCgctgtttttgtgtttttgtgttttcagtTGGTCAGTTGCGGAACGGAACGACTGCTTGCTTGGGACGCCCAACCTATACAAAGTTAGGAAGGTTTGTGAATACAATTCGCGACACAACATTCACTTTTCTCGTTTGGCTCGCTGGTCTCGATTTTTCTTTATCGCATTTTCAGTCGACGCGACGGCGCTCAAAAtgaaggcagcagcagcgacgaaGGCATCGGCTGTGACGAAGCGTCCTACAGTGATACCAACGAGAGCGTGTCCAAAACATACACAGCTGATAcagtatacatatacacatgaCCAACGGAGAGCAGCACAATTACAAATATGCGCCCACACATATTCACCATCGCTATCTCAGAGAGCAAATGAGTGCCATACGGAGTCGCGACATTTAACTGAGCATGACTGCGAGATACCATTTGTTTGACAATTTCTACTACACaatgcttaaataaatttaaaatcactGAAACAGACTTTTCTAATACCAATGTAGAACTGtattcttttgttatttttaatttttagcaTGGTGTGATTCCTTATCCAAAAAATGCAATCCCTATCGTTATTTTCTTGTTGCATTTATGGAGGGCGCACTGTACAAACTTGTATAGAGCAACCAAAACGTAAACATGAAGAGAGCAGTATCAATGTTTACTGCGCATACTCTCTCATCTCCCGCTACGCTAAACATCCCCGACACCCGCATTCTCTTACTTTATCATTAAACTACTGATACAATATTGTTTGACCTCTACCTAGGTGTAAACAATATATCAGGTCATATACATAGTTGCAGCAGGTGCCTGCAAATGCTCTCtcttttaaaaatgcaaaagactCTCTTATTTTGGTTGGTGCAAAGTCCAATTATGCCCATTTTTTAACAAACTGTTTCAAAAAAGAATCAACAGCTAGAAAAGAATACATATGGTAATAAGTTGAAACTTGTTCGTGTGTTTGTAGTAAGCACACGAAAACTAATTTCCATATAATTTATctggtatttttgttgtttgtcatGCAAAGCTAAAGGAACagtatttatatgcaaatcaGTTTGAAATACATGTAAACTCCTAAAAAAAAAGCCCTACATTTTCTGCTGAGAAATTTGTTTCCCAGAATATATACTACTTTTCATACAAATTGTCTATATTCGAATTTTAGATAATGGATATTTTCGAGCTTattcaatgaaattttaaaattcacaaCTTCCGGCAAATATCAGAATTTcgttatatatacataaacattttattgagGCCTAAAAGTAtgttacatatttattaatgctTGCGACTTTTATACCCGGTAGATTGAAACacaaaatctatttaaaaatcaaaaaaaaaaaatattaatattttaaaaatatagaaaagagATAGTAGACTAACTATAAAATCAATGTTATTATTTAGTAGTTTAGTAACTTAACTCAACtaaagttttcaattatttgaattttaggACGGAATGATTAGGtccatttaataaataaataattgtgttattatattatacataaaaaatcataatatCGCCAATTCACTAACATCTATGGAAACATATGCTTAAGTGTAGCTTGTGGATTTTCATGTGTATTCGTTACATAGCCTGCCTGACGTAATTTTGGCTAAGTTTCAAGTTATTTTCCGCACACAGCTGTCTTTATATGTGCGTATACACaattgcatatatgtatgtatgtgtatagtTTTCCACCATACTCGGAGCGAGTGTTAGTGTTTGCAATTGCTGCACATTTTGTTGCCAGTCGTTCAATGCTTTTCCAGTTGTGTTGAATCGCTTCCAGTGGTTGCCGGTTTCAGTTTTTCTATCGCATAAGCACAAAAGTTAGGGCTTTTCATGTACAACTAATAATTGGCCTACACTTCATCGACAACAATGTAGGTTTAGACTGATTTTGACACTTGTTGAATAATCGTTTGATCATCGCCTCTTAAACAATGAAATgattaaacacattttaagcGTAATGTAAAAAGTggattacaaataatttatatgtgtGGTCATCAGTGAAAAAATCATTGAGATTATCATGGACAACCTCAAGTGGGAACAGTTCTTGGAAAATAACAATCTGTAAGTCgcactaaaaaaaataatacaaaaagaaaaacttcaaGCAATTACTTTGGGAAAAAGAAACcggtttttcttttatacgTGCTTTACACCttaaaattatgattaaagGGTAAAATCCACATCTAGATTGTGGGGAGAGCTCACACTATGTGGAAAAGTACTAGTATTTGAAATATCTCTATTGCTTTACGGGAATAGCCGTAATAGTTCTTCATAAACTAATAGATGCGGATATCATGAACTGCGCTTGGAAAATACTTGTAATGGAAGTCTTGAAAATACCCGAAACcggttttgttttcattgcaATTCGCAATGTTTACGGTTGGTATTGCGAAATCCCAggtcatttattttgtaagtcaagtcaaaaaagttgtttaataCTGTGTGTATTGTATAAAATGTTCACTGTGTATTAACTTCTTTTTGATAAGTTGATTTCATCAAGTTCCACCCGAATACTAATGCACAAGACATTTTCTCACTTGTATAACATGTAAGGTTTTTTTCAAACAACATTTGTTGtatgatataaaaaaatgtcgCCAACAATTTTTGTTACCATCCAACATTTAATTACTGCGTTGCTACAATAAATAACAAGAATAGACCTTATCTGCAATATCCATTTATCAAACTGGACATACGATTATGTGTAGCTCCATGAACTTGGTTGGTAATCGTCCAGACGATAAAAAGTATCAAAGTCCATCCACTTCCTATTTTTGTTACGTGTGAAAATGAGAGAGCTTTTAAGAGACTCAAACCCGCTTATCAtagaataacaacaattatgtatgtatgactTGCTTTATCAATATTGTATGTAATATTAGTAAAGCAAGGGAGAATGTTTTTTATGAAGTTCTATGAATGAAATCGAGTATGCATTCAAATAGAATTAACTTATaagtatataagtataatgttaataaaatattagtGATAACCAACATAAATGATTGGAAGTCGAACACTTTAATTAGCAAAGGCAACGGAATCTCAAGGACAGGCAATTCatacaaatgtacatattCATTGTATGTACAGTATATAAAACTATGATTTtccatatgtacatatatgtccCGGCATTAGCGCATAAAAGTTTTAAGTTCCTTAATACCTTTCTAATTAAATAGAATGCTCCTAATTATCTAATTTCATGCATACAACCATTTATTTGTACGTATGTACGTCGCACATTGCTATAATATTCAAAAGCACATGTACAtgttcattcattcatatatgtttgtgtgtacACATATTTATAGGTATGTATGTAGAGTGTTTGCATGCAAACAGTGTTGCCAGTTTAGCAATTTTATGGCTAGTTCTAGCCATTTTGAAAGGCCGAATGCTagaaaaattaagaaattgcTACTAGCTATAAATCTAgctactttaaaatatacttcaGCTATTTTCGGCAATTTTCTCGAACCCGTGATTTAGGTCTGTGAAAATTACCAGTTACAGCGAAAATACTCTAAGTGACTTGAGTGAAAATACTTATCGAACAGTGATTTCTACTTTTGACCATCACTGCTTTGTGTGTTTCATCTCTAGTTTGTGGTGTACATTAAGTGACGCAAAAAAAGTGATGCAAAAATGCCTAAAGTGCTTTATACGCAAAAGTTTCGCGATGCTTGGATGCAGGCTAGTGAGTTCAAGTCCTAGATCCGGAAGGATGAGACGGATTTGTCAAAAGCTTACTGTAGCTACTGCAAATGCAGTATTAAAGCGAAAATATTCGATTTAAGGGCTCATGCTGAGACGAAGAAGCACATTTCGGCATCGAGTTGCTTCAGTCAAACCAACAAAATTTCGTATTATTAATATTCCTCTTTATAGATACGGCCTGCGcagaaatggaaaatgctgCCACGATTATGAAGTgccaacaaaatttttaaaaatgatggccgaaaatgaaaaatataacaatgAAGACAGTGAAGATGTAgatttaataaaatcattattggacatttaaattaaaattcaattttttggttattttggGGTAATTTGGTTATTTTTTGGGGTAACAAAATGTTAGCCATTTTTTCAGCCatttttacaaacaaatttgctaTTTTCAGCTAGTTTTTTTCGTAAATCTGgcattattttttgttcaagACCTGGCAACACTGCATGCAAACAATAAAAGTAAGCTCTGAGAACCGATCAATTCAGCAATAGGTATTCTCGCTTAACGCAACGCCTCTCTGAAAATGAATGTAAGAACACAAACTGACTATTGCCATCGCGCTCCAACCCTCAGTTAAGGCACTTGCGTCAGCATTGGAATTGTGTCAGTGTATGCGTGTATAAAGAGTCAGTGTGGTGGTGAGTGTGCTCGCTCACTCGCTTCGAATTTTTAGCTTTGTTTCATTGCCACAACTGCGACGCATTCAGTAGCGATCGCGGCGCGAGCGTGTCAAGTACTCTATACAAACTCGAAAAGCAGAATACCCGTGTTATTATACAAACGGGTGGAAAATTTTCTATAGCGACCTGAGGACGGTGGTTGAAATACTGTGGAAAATTGAAGGGGTGGCCATGCAACAGtgaagcaaaagaaataatattataaagcctttatacaaatacatacatcgAATACATCACTAAAGAATATTGTGATATCGAGAATAGTGCTTCATGTGACTTAGGCTTGCAGcgttaataatataaatactataactCTTGCTTGACATATAAAAAGCAAGATGGTTAcgaacgaaaataaaaatctattaaaCGACAACAGATTGGGCGTCAGTGGAAATGGAGGCGCAGGACAAGTTAAAGCTCAGATTGTGCCTGCACAACCCAAGACTTTGCAGCATTTACCTAAACGACCAGCTGTAGATTTGGCGTTCCACAATTTGACATACCGCGTCAAGGAGGGCAATGGAAGCAGTAAGTACTAAATTGTTAtatgtaattataatatttaatctGTTATATTTCTTAACATTGTGAACTGCact
This DNA window, taken from Drosophila nasuta strain 15112-1781.00 chromosome 2L, ASM2355853v1, whole genome shotgun sequence, encodes the following:
- the LOC132799024 gene encoding glutamine synthetase 1, mitochondrial; its protein translation is MAFRAAGLFLKKELTAPIQQQLRLMRTSATNKAQFLNNSPNTALDKSILQRYRNLDTPSNRVQATYLWIDGTGENIRLKDRVLDKVPSSVEDLPDWQYDGSSTYQAHGENSDTTLKPRAVYRDPFKPGKNDIIVMCDTYSADGKPTPSNKRAAFQEAVNKIGDQEPWFGIEQEYTLLDVDGRPFGWPDNGFPAPQGPYYCGVGADRVYARDLVEAHAIACLYAGIDFAGTNAEVMPAQWEYQVGPSNGMKASDDLWVSRYILQRIAEEYGVVVTFDPKPMEGQWNGAGAHTNFSTKAMRADGGMKAIEQAIEKLSKQHERHIKAYDPKEGKDNERRLVGRLETSSIDKFSWGVANRAVSVRVPRGVATAGKGYFEDRRPSSNCDPYAVCGALVRTCLLE